From Lagenorhynchus albirostris chromosome 15, mLagAlb1.1, whole genome shotgun sequence, one genomic window encodes:
- the TP53INP2 gene encoding tumor protein p53-inducible nuclear protein 2 isoform X1 encodes MLQRLTSLFFSSPAPPEDPDCPRAFVSEEDEVDGWLIIDLADSFTAPPSPGAAPAPAGRPPPAPSLMDESWFVTPPACFTAEGPGLGPARLQSSPLEDLLIEHPSMSVYVTGSTIVLEPGPPSPHPDAALPDGDLSDGELAPARREPRALHHAAPLPARATLLEKAGQARRLQRARQRAERHALSAKVVQRQNRARESRPRRPKHQGSFVYQPCQRQFNY; translated from the exons ATGCTCCAGCGCCTCACCAGCCTCTTCTTCAGCTCCCCGGCGCCCCCCGAGGACCCCGACTGCCCTCGAGCCTTCGTCTCCGAGGAGGATGAAGTGGATGGCTGGCTCATTATTGACCTGGCGG ACAGCTTCACAGCTCCACCCAGCCCCGGGGCCGCCCCGGCCCCTGCGGGCCGCCCTCCGCCCGCACCCTCCTTGATGGATGAGAGCTGGTTTGTTACCCCTCCGGCCTGTTTTACTGCAGAAGGGCCTGGGCTCGGGCCTGCCCGCCTCCAGAGCAGCCCCCTGGAGGACCTCCTCATCGAGCACCCCAGCATGTCCGTTTACGTGACCGGCAGCACCATAGTGCTGGAGCCGGGACCTCCTTCCCCGCACCCTGACGCCGCCCTGCCAGACGGAGACCTTAGCGACGG GGAGTTGGCGCCTGCTCGCCGTGAACCCCGGGCCCTGCACCACGCCGCCCCTCTGCCGGCGCGGGCCACACTGCTGGAGAAGGCGGGCCAGGCGCGGCGCCTGCAGCGGGCCCGGCAGCGGGCCGAGCGCCACGCTCTGAGCGCCAAGGTGGTGCAACGACAGAACCGCGCCCGGGAGAGCCGTCCGCGCCGGCCCAAGCACCAGGGCAGCTTTGTCTACCAGCCGTGCCAGCGCCAGTTCAACTACTGA
- the TP53INP2 gene encoding tumor protein p53-inducible nuclear protein 2 isoform X2 — translation MLQRLTSLFFSSPAPPEDPDCPRAFVSEEDEVDGWLIIDLAEGPGLGPARLQSSPLEDLLIEHPSMSVYVTGSTIVLEPGPPSPHPDAALPDGDLSDGELAPARREPRALHHAAPLPARATLLEKAGQARRLQRARQRAERHALSAKVVQRQNRARESRPRRPKHQGSFVYQPCQRQFNY, via the exons ATGCTCCAGCGCCTCACCAGCCTCTTCTTCAGCTCCCCGGCGCCCCCCGAGGACCCCGACTGCCCTCGAGCCTTCGTCTCCGAGGAGGATGAAGTGGATGGCTGGCTCATTATTGACCTGGCGG AAGGGCCTGGGCTCGGGCCTGCCCGCCTCCAGAGCAGCCCCCTGGAGGACCTCCTCATCGAGCACCCCAGCATGTCCGTTTACGTGACCGGCAGCACCATAGTGCTGGAGCCGGGACCTCCTTCCCCGCACCCTGACGCCGCCCTGCCAGACGGAGACCTTAGCGACGG GGAGTTGGCGCCTGCTCGCCGTGAACCCCGGGCCCTGCACCACGCCGCCCCTCTGCCGGCGCGGGCCACACTGCTGGAGAAGGCGGGCCAGGCGCGGCGCCTGCAGCGGGCCCGGCAGCGGGCCGAGCGCCACGCTCTGAGCGCCAAGGTGGTGCAACGACAGAACCGCGCCCGGGAGAGCCGTCCGCGCCGGCCCAAGCACCAGGGCAGCTTTGTCTACCAGCCGTGCCAGCGCCAGTTCAACTACTGA